ggcgtaaggccggagggggaggggacacacccaggacgggacgccagtccgtcgcaaggcaccccaagtgggactcgaaccgcagacccaccagagagcaggacccggtccaacccactgcgccaccgcgccccccatgcTTTTGTGTATAGTTTACACATTTCCgtgtgcttgtgtgggtttcctaaaGGAGTTCctgtttcctcccgcagttcaaagacgtgtgtttcaggtggtaGCTCTAAATTACCCATcgtgtgtggatgtgtgagtgaatgagtgtgtggatAACCTGTGATTGACTGGGGTTCTATTCAAGGTGTATCCTGAttagccttgcactctgtgttttcaggatttgctccagaccactgtgactctgaGTAGGACAAATGGTCAATGATAGGGAATGAGTGTTCCTTaccaaaatgacacacacacattgactgaaaccacttatcccaagcggggtcgcggcaagccgaagccttacccagcaacgcagggtgtaaggctggagagggaggcgacacacccaggacgagacgctagtcggtcgcaaggcaccccaagcgggactcgaaccccagacctaccagagagcaggcacaggccaaacccgctgcacaacTATGACTATGCCCCTGCTTACCAAAATGAATTGAGCCTAATTAAGTGTAATTTTATTGATcttattttgaaaatacataggatttatttttaatctataGTAAAGATCATCATTAACCTCACATCATGCTACTATTTTCTGCAGAAACTTGTTTTTCAGAGTTTCAGCACTTACACTAATGGGGATCAAGCTCATTTTTGTCATGGAGGGTGAGgcaccaaaaataaaagcagagacTATGAGCAAACGAACTGAGCTGCGATTTGGGGGTGCCAAGAAGCAGGCTCCTAAACCATCAAAATGCAACAGATCCCGCTTCAAGTTCATTCTCAAAGAGGTTATGAgttacagatttatttatattctccTGATTCAGGTTACATTTTCTGTATGAAGgtttaaatgctgttttgttCATGCAGTGTGCAGAAATGCTCGACTGCTTGGGAGTTCCGTGGGTCACTGCAAAAGGAGAGGCAGAAGCTATGTGTGCTTTCCTGGATTCTTCTGGATTAGTTGATGGGTGCATTACGAATGACGGAGATACCTTCTTGTACGGAGCACAGACTATTTACAGAAACTTCAACATGAACACCAAGGTACTTTCAGACTTCTCAAAATTCATATTGACTTGTTGCTTTCATACCTCTAAAGAACTGCACAGCTGAAAGTCTGTCATACAGTAGCCGTATTattgaaaattaacatttcagtaTATTGAACACGAAGtctgttaaaaataattgtagtatttataacattttcttattgtattcattttaaaattagacACCAcacattattactttattactgACATGGAGtgaacactgaaatgtttatagaaaaaatcactttaaaaatgttaccaCTTTCCCACTAGCTACCTCTGactaatgtaatatttttagaaTACTTACTCAAATCTTCCACTATCCTGCTAAAATCTGATTCAGGACCCACAAGTCGACTGCTATAAGATGAAAAGAGTCCAGTCTGAGCTTCACCTGGATCGAGAGACTCTTGTCGGTGTAGCAGTACTGCTGGGTTGTGACTATATGCCAAAGGTACTGTAACTTTATGTTGGAGGAAAATTTTAGAGTACTGCGAAATAAGCTTATTCGTAATAAAGCTTGTATAAAACGCTTGGTACTATAGtgatgttttttaaacatttttctcaacAGGGTATACCAGGTGTTGGAAAAGAGCAAACTTTGAAGCTAATAGAGAcactaaaaggaaaaacacttttgcaaaagtaagtaaaaaagttttttaatgttttcacctTGGTACCATTTTTAAGTTTGAAAATAACTTAATCTTTTGCATCAAAGTACAGTATGcacaatgtaaatattaataatgtatttaaatgtctATCATAAATTTGGTATCTGAAAGTGCTTCTATCTTTATACAAGGTTTAGTGAATGGAAAGATGAGGGTCAGGTAACacaggagaaaagtgtgaagaaGATTACTCACTGCCCTGTGTGCCATCATCCAGGTGTGtcattcaaacatttttgtatttaatagtGTTTAagtggggcgcggtggcgcagtgggttggaccagggtcttgctctccagtgggtctggggttcgagtcccacttggggtgccttgcgacggactggcgtcccgtcctgggtgtgtcccctccccttccggccttatgccctgtgttgccgggtaggctccggttccccgcgaccccgtatgggacaagtggttctgaaagtgtgtgtgtgtgtgtgtgtattttttgagGCTGGTACAGCAATATAGTGTGACAACTACACAAAAAGTTTTGTTCTGTCCAGAAAACAAAGATCTCCTGGaagaattatttttgtaaacatGAGAGGAATCTTGAGGAAACCTTGAGAGAATGTAATTGTCAGCCTGACAGGTTGACAGATTCCTAATCAGACCAGCAAAAAGCAGGATAAAACCATACAATGAGTTTTGAGTTTATGCCAAAAATCCAGTTCAGGGACAGAAACAGCCTTGATGAATTAAGTTTATCAAATACATTCCAgtgcattgtattttcttccaagatgtatgtcactttggagaaaactgtctgctgaaagaataaatctaaatataaatacactcaaatatttacatttattcatttagcagatgcttttgtccaaagcaacgcacatctcagcaacaatacaatttgtgtattacattaagagaaaaagacatggctgcagacatgtgactcttaagtaaacctagtctgttactttccatttgatgcaccgatgttcatcgcctgagtaggtgcataaaacacaggatacatgaatcctgataaccacctaccaatttttttaatactaataatatgATACGCAAAATcacatacaaatatacaaaGCTACTCTTAATTCTAATGGTACACACTGTTCATCCTACTAACCAATAACCAATTTTGTGTAGACATTCTTTGATACCCAAGCAGTGACATCAggttgcttttctttttatttaaaaaaaaaaaaaaaaaaaaaaaccctttttccTGTTGATCTTTTGTTAGGAACTTCTAAATTTCATGAGCACCATGGCTGTAAGCTGTGTAACAGCAAACGGTTTTGTGAACCCCAGGACTATGAATATTCTTGTCCTTGTGACTGGCACCGGGCAGAACAGTCAAGACAAATCAGTCCAGTAGAGTCCAGCATTAAAAGGTTTGCTCTGTCAAAGTGACCACATTAAACTGATACAACCATGTTAGAATGTCTCACAATGTTAGATCTTGCCGACTTAACCTAAACGTATATGAGTATATTTAAGTTTATGAATACGTTTTTAATTATGTGTATACACTTTGTGTGCTAAAAGTAAAAGAGGCAGCCTTTTGCAGATAACTGTAAAGGTAAGACTTGTGCTTCTCTTTGAACAGGAAAACCTTAGCAAGTGAGGGATTCCCTTTCAATGaggtaataataaattattgtttaaaagcagtgaaattgttttttgaatatatgattatttattcgtttatttttcttccaagGTAATTAATGAGTTTCTAGTGCCTAAGGATAGTCCAGTTGAAAATGTGACAAGAAGAAAACCAAATCTTTTTCTTATGCAGGTATTTAAAGTCTGTGTTTTCCATTTACAACTTTTGGCTGTTGGGCTtagggaaaataaatattacatcttTTAGAAATTGTATTACGGATTTAGGTCCGGTGTAAAAAtggactttttacattttttgttattatctTGGCTCTGTAacacttttactttttccttcTAGAATTTTGCTTTAGACAAAATGGATTGGCCAAAACACTACACCAGTGAAAAGGTGCTGGCACTCATGACCTACACTGAAATGACGAACATCAAATGTGGCAAAAAGACATCCTCATACTTACAACCAATACGGTATCGCACAAGTCAAGTTTGGAAATTAACATGTATGAGAATATGCTGTATTTGGAAAATGTATTGCTATCAACTGTATTTAACTAAAGGAACATGTAcaatattttgatttgtttcctAACACAGAATTTGTAAGTCACGGGTCAGGAATGGAGTTGCCTGCTTTGAAATAATCTGGAAGAAACCAGGTTAGAATGTTATGTTTTCAAAAGAAGTGCAAATCTTGGCAGGGATTAGGGTAGCAAGTATTTAGCCTTGATAAGTGAAGCCATGAGTgcaacaaacaatttttaagtTAAAGTGTCATACTTTTTAGTGCTGTAACGTGATTTCCCTGTGGAAGCAGCTAAACGTTGCCATGTGGTCTGTTGGAGTCTCCCCGTGAGGAGTAAATGAGGGGGCAGAGGTGACAGATCAGACACAAGGCCATAAGGTGCCGAGTCTGCTTCCTTTCCAGCTTAGGAAACTAGCTGTCAGACATCCTCATCAGCCCTACCACCCTCAGCACCAGTGCACCTCccaaatgagaaataaattaagATTGTAAGATTTCTCGTTCCTACATCAACTCAGCTAGATAAGTGTAATTAAGATGGCACTTGTGAGTGTGAAgggattttttaaaacttttttttacgTACGATTTCATGTATCCATCTTTTTAGTCTCATCTGACTGTGCCCATGCAGAATAGCAGCAGGCTCAGCAAATTCTAAAGATATTTATAGTAACATATTTCACGTCCCATTAATGAATATTAAGGTCATGGCAGATATTCACATTCTGAGGAATATTTTAGAATCTTTCTGCATTACTGATAACCATGCTTTAGATATTACAGCAGTTGTTTATTTGCAGATCATTATGTACATGTTGATTCCATGGCGGAAGGATGTCAGGACGTTGTGACGACAGTTGAAGAGCAGTGTCTTTTCGAAGCTGCGTACCCTGACATTGTGGACCAATACATGAGAGACAAGGCAGAAGCTGTGGAGAACAAGTCCAAACGTAGGTTTCTGAAATGTGCTTTCATTTACAATGGGGGAGCATCATAACACTATAGGTTTTCAAGAGGCTTTAAAACTTACTAGGTGATATTGATCAAAGGCCCCATGCTTTGTAGCGGTCTATTGGATTTAGTACCTTGACACttaaaaatttgtgtttgtcAGGGAAGCAGCTCACTTAAAAGGCTTTGATTAACAGGACTTAACACACTTGGAACACCTGTTAGTTTCAGCACATCTgatttgaccccccccccctccccactttCTTGGGATGAAATATGCCATGTCTAGTTGCACAAATTACATGTTCTGGAATATTCAttacagaaaagaaacagcggaacaagaaaaaagacaacaaaccAGAGGAAGCAGATGGTGTTTCAGAGCTTTTTGTTCTAATGAACCTGCACAGTTCATCTGAAGACAAAATAAGTTTTACAAAAGGAATAAAGATAATGCCCCCATCTGATACCACTGTCACCAGGAAAGATCTGGATTGTTCCCAGTCCtccaaacagcagcagaaacttCCAGTGGGCCACACTGAATCTGGTGCTCCCCAGGGAACACCAGTTGAAAAGGACACACAAGCTGAATCTTCAGCCTCCTCTGCAGGCGCTGTCACAACAGCAGATTCTCCTTCGGTGTCTGTGGTCATTGACGAACTACAGTTAAGTGAAATCGACTGGGATGCCTTGTCTTTCACCTCCTCTCCTCAAGTCCAGAAATGGGAGCATACAACAACAGCTACTCAGGCTCATCTGTCCCCAGGTTTCAGCAGCAGTAAAGAGAAAATATACACAACTTTGGTCACAGAATCAGACAAAGATACATTAATTTCTGACTACGTTTCATACCTGAATACTCTGAGACCTCAAAATTTGCAACCTGTGAGAGATCTCTCAGACAATTCTCTAAGGAGCAGAGACCTTCTAAAAAATGCTACTGAGCACCATATGATAGCACTAAGTCCAGGCATTCTGACAACCACGAGTCAGCCAAAAACCAGTGCAGAGCCTGAATTCCGAAACTCTAAGGTCGATGGTGTTGTTACCCTTTCTGGTCAGGCCCAAAGGTGTATTGAAAAAGAATTTCTTAGTACTTCCCAAAAGCATGGCAGTAAACACAGTTCAGTGCTCAAAACCTCCTGCCTCATAACTCATAAAGCAAAAGACTGTTCAAGTGGCAAACCTTTgccaaaatataaattttcaaGAACAAAAAGCTCTGTGCTGTCTCAAAAAAGCAGTGGGGACCCAGGTGATGGTGGATGCCCTGCAAACAGGAAGAGGCAAGGTGTAAAGAGTGTCTGTATCGTTTTATCCTCTTCAAGTGATAACAGTGATGCTGAGAATATGCTGGTTGAGCAATGGAGT
This genomic window from Scleropages formosus chromosome 1, fSclFor1.1, whole genome shotgun sequence contains:
- the gen1 gene encoding flap endonuclease GEN homolog 1, with the translated sequence MGVNELWSILEPVCESVPLYSLAGKTLAVDLSLWVCEAQSVKEMVGRVTKPHLRNLFFRVSALTLMGIKLIFVMEGEAPKIKAETMSKRTELRFGGAKKQAPKPSKCNRSRFKFILKECAEMLDCLGVPWVTAKGEAEAMCAFLDSSGLVDGCITNDGDTFLYGAQTIYRNFNMNTKDPQVDCYKMKRVQSELHLDRETLVGVAVLLGCDYMPKGIPGVGKEQTLKLIETLKGKTLLQKFSEWKDEGQVTQEKSVKKITHCPVCHHPGTSKFHEHHGCKLCNSKRFCEPQDYEYSCPCDWHRAEQSRQISPVESSIKRKTLASEGFPFNEVINEFLVPKDSPVENVTRRKPNLFLMQNFALDKMDWPKHYTSEKVLALMTYTEMTNIKCGKKTSSYLQPIRICKSRVRNGVACFEIIWKKPDHYVHVDSMAEGCQDVVTTVEEQCLFEAAYPDIVDQYMRDKAEAVENKSKQKKQRNKKKDNKPEEADGVSELFVLMNLHSSSEDKISFTKGIKIMPPSDTTVTRKDLDCSQSSKQQQKLPVGHTESGAPQGTPVEKDTQAESSASSAGAVTTADSPSVSVVIDELQLSEIDWDALSFTSSPQVQKWEHTTTATQAHLSPGFSSSKEKIYTTLVTESDKDTLISDYVSYLNTLRPQNLQPVRDLSDNSLRSRDLLKNATEHHMIALSPGILTTTSQPKTSAEPEFRNSKVDGVVTLSGQAQRCIEKEFLSTSQKHGSKHSSVLKTSCLITHKAKDCSSGKPLPKYKFSRTKSSVLSQKSSGDPGDGGCPANRKRQGVKSVCIVLSSSSDNSDAENMLVEQWSETSKSKTRQKSHMDYKREITERVTTRKTCSSASELNPVPSDGNGKKSEVEENSVVFISEELDQGPVSASQMCASDEDDSVNFANSPLPLAERLKLRYF